Genomic window (Candidatus Hydrogenedentota bacterium):
CAATACAACAGAGCATCTTCCCCTTTTGGGGTCTTACTCTTATTACAGTATAAACCTGAACCACCCTAAATGTCAAGTAAAATTTTCAAAAATTTTCAGGAATCTTTTTGCGGTCCGCAGTAAAGGTACGGCGGGATAGGGTATCTTTTTTGAAGCCCTTCCTAAAAATGGAGTATACTACCGGTCATTGAGTCGGGGTGTAGCGCCGCCCGGTTAGCGCGCTTCGTTCGGGACGAAGAGGCCGGAGGTTCGAATCCTCTCACCCCGACCAGTTTTTTTATTTCCTTTCCATGTCTTGGCGGGGTTCGAGGTGTGTTCCTCGCCATCCTTTTTTTTATGGCTATGGGGCGGGATGTGTCCGGGAGTCGATGGGCGGCCATGGACGGGATGGACACGATGGACACGATGGACGGGATGGACGGGATGGACGGGATGGACACGATGGACACGATGGACGGGATGGACACGATGGACGTTCGGGTGTGCGGCGGAACTTCCAAGCTGCATTTATAACCCGTCATCGTATAGAATACCCTGTAGATAAATACGAACGAATCCTACAAGGAGCAACACCATGTACGCCATTACCCTCTTGTCTTTGATCGCCTCTCTGGGGCAGACCGTCTATGAACCGACTTGGGAAAGTATTGACAGCCGCCCCAGTCCCCAATGGTTTGAGGATGCTAAGTTCGGGATTTTTATTCATTGGGGTGTTTATTCTGTGCCGGGGTGGGGCCCCAAAGGCCGGTATTCAGAATGGTACTGGCACGATATGCAAGATAAGAAGGGCGCCACGTGGCAGTTTCATGAAAAGACCTATGGCGAAGAATTTCAATATCAGGATTTTGCGCCCCTGTTCAAAGCAGAACTCTACGATCCCGATCATTGGGCGGAAATCTTTGCCCGTGCCGGCGCGAAATACGTGGTGCTCACGTCGAAACACCACGAAGGCTTCAGCCTCTGGAACGACCCGACCAACTGGAATTGGAATGCCATGGACATTGGTCCGCACCGGGATCTTGCAGGCGATCTCGTGACGGCGGCGCGCCAAAAAGAATTGCGTATAGGCTTTTACTATTCCTTCTACGAATGGTTCAATCCGCTGTACCGCAGCGATGTGCATCGCTATGTGGATCAGTATATGCTGCCTCAGCTCAAAGATTTGGTAGAACGTTTTCAGCCCGACCTCGTCTGGCCCGACGGCGAATGGGATCATCCAAGTGAGACGTGGCGCAGCACCGAATTTCTCGCGTGGCTGCTCAATGAATCGAAAGCGCCTCGGGATGTTGCGATCAACGACCGTTGGGGAAAAGACTGCCGCAGCATCCACGGCGGCTTCGCCACGCCTGAATACCAACATCGTCCGACCGGCCCGCTGATGAGCGCCTGCCGTTTTGAAGAATGCCAAGGCATGGGCAAATCCTTCGGCTATAACCGAAACGAAACTGCCGATGATTACCGAAGCGCCACCGAACTGCTGCATCTGCTCATTGACACGGTGAGCCGGGGCGGCAACCTGCTGCTCGATATTGGCCCCACAGCCGACGGCCGCATCCCGGTCATCATGGAAGATCGTTTGTTGGAAATGGGCGCATGGCTGGAGGTTAATGGAGAAGCCATTTACGAGACCGAGCCTTGGGAACAGGCGCCTGCCATGGAGCAGCTCCGCTTCACCCAAAAAGATCGAGCGGTCTATGCCATCTGCCTCGACTGGCCCGGCGCAAGGCTGCGCATTTCCAACCCCTTCCCCAATAAAGACGTGAAGGTTTCGTTGTTGGGCTATGGGCCCGCGCTGCGGACAAGCGCCGATACGGAGGAAATCAAGGTATCGGTGCCCTGTATCCCCGCAGACACGATGCCTTGTCAACACGCCTATGTATTCAAAGTAAGTTATTAAAGCTATACGCCTCTATCGGTCCCGCTTAGGCGGTGACCGTGAGAAAGGAATCCTTCATGAAAGCAGCGTTAATCGCGCGGGAATTCGATGTTGCGGGACGGGTTGTCACCGTAGCGCGTCAGGAAGAAGGGAATGTGAACGATACCTATTTGGCGATCTTCCGCACGACTTTTTCCGAAGAACGGATTATTCTGCAGCGCATTAATAAGCGGGTATTCACGCAGCCCGAACATATCATGGAAAATATGCGTATCTTGACGGAGCATGTGCATCGGCGCATTGAAGAAGAGATTGATCAATCGGATCGTTTTTGGCAATTGCCGCGGGTCATCCCGGCACGGGACGGCCGCGATTATTTCATTGATGAATCGGGCGAATACTGGCGTGCCATCACCTTGATCGCCTCTGCCCACGCATTCCCTACGGTGCAGAGTGTGGAACATGCCTATGAAACGGGATTCGTGTTGGGACAATTCCAACGGCTCATCAGCGACCTTGACGCCTCAAAACTCCACGACACCTTGGTAGGCTTTCACATTACGCCGGGATATCTCAAGGTGTTGGACGCCGCATTGGAAACGGAGGAAGGCCAAATTCGTCTGAGCGCCTCCTTGGAAGCGGAACGGTGCAAATTATTTATTGACGCCCGTCGCGACTGGTGCTCCGTATTGGAAGATGCCAAAGAACGGGGTGAACTGCGTTTGCGCCCCATCCACGGCGATCCCAAAATCTCCAATATTATGATTGACGAGGCGACGGGCAAGGGCACCTGCATTATAGATTTGCATACGGTGAAGACGGGCCTCATACACTATGATTTCGGCGACTGTTTGCGCGCCAGCTGCAAACCCGCCGGCGAAGAAACGCTCGATCTCAAGAGTGTGTACTTTGACACCGACCTATGCAAAGCCATTGTAAAAGGCTATATGGCGAATGCCTCCGATTTCCTGACCGGCGCAGACCGTTACTATTTATACGACAGCATCCGGCTCATCACCTTTGAATTGGGACTGCGCTTTTTCGCCGACTACATCGCAGGCAACGTCTATTTCAATACACGCTACGACGAACAGAACTTGAATCGCGCGCGGGTACAGTTCAAGCTGACCAAAAGCATTGAGGCACGGGAATCCATGATCCGGGAGCTTCTTGAAAAGCTGTGAGCCGCCGCCGCCGCCCGGCGTAGGAGATCAGCAGGGACGCACGATAAGCACATACAACCCGCCCGGGGCCGCCCCGTACAGATGGAGGCGGCCTGCCCTTTCGCTCCCTTGAGTTCGGATTGACTGATGCGGGATCGCTTACTTTTTATCCGCTTCTTTCAATTCCTCAACAAAAGCGATGTACTTTTTTTTGGCGTCGTCTTGACTGATCCCGGCAAGTTCTTTCCAAGCATCAAATTTAGCGCGCTTGATAAAATCCAACATGCCCGGCCGATCGCCTGTGCAATCGCCCGCCGTGGATTGCTTGAAAAGGCCGTAGAGTTTCAGCTGCGCCGCGCTATCGGGCGCTTCCGACAATTCGGTCACTTCCTTGCTTGCCAATTCGAAACTGGCTGTGAGTTCATCCGACATGGTCTGCTTCCTCCTTTTTTTGAATTCAAACCAAGATTTCAACTGATAACTCATAACGCACGGGTTTCAGCCTAGCCTATTTGTTATTAAAAATGCAAATTTCTAAAGCATAATCAATAAACAGGGCCCATGCTTTCACAGTGCAGCTGTTTTTTAGAAGTGTTTAAACTCAGAGCCGGGAAAGCTGCCCTTGCGCATTGCCCCGTTCATAAAGACAGCACAGGCATCCTGTGATTTCTATTTTATGGGTATTATGCAGTATACTACGCACTCATTTAGTATGTGTTGTTTAAATTTACCGCTAACCAACCACAATCAACATTTTCCGCATCGTAATAATTCCACGTTTGGAAAATGCTGATTTTCCACAAGAGCCTTATGATAAGGGAGTCCTGATAATCTACATGGGAACCGATATTTTAAATCGTTATGAAACATTGTGCCAGGCCGCTCAAGAAGGCACGCCCCGGATAGAATCCTCGTCAAAGATTATTATCCAGGTGGGTTCCGCCACGTGTGAAAACGCCGCCGGCGCCACGGAAGTCTGGAAAGAATTCGAGCGCAACTTGCGCGCTTCCGCCCGCGACGATATCCTATTGCATCATGTGGGCTGTACGGGCCGATGCAGCCGCGAGCCGATCGTAGGCGTATTGATGCCCGGTAAAATGCCGGTCATGTATCAAAAGGTGACGCGCGACCTTGCCCACGACATCTTCACGCGCCATATCTTGGGCGGCGAAGTGATCGAAAATGCGGCCCTCGAAAAGGAGATGGCCCATGCGCAACGACAGATTATTTTTTGTCAAGCGCGCCACTGCAAAGGCAGCGCCACCTGCAACACACAGGTCTGGTTTGAAGAGGCTTTGGAGAAAACCGACATCGATCGGCAGAGCATTTCCTTGACCTCTGTAGGCGGTATGGGCTTTTGTTCGCAGCGCGAAGACGAAGAAGCCAATTGTGTGCTGGTACGTCCTGAAAATATTGTCTATTTCATAAAGACAAAAGAGGACGTGAAACGCATTGTCGACGAGCATCTGGTAAACCACAAGCCGGTGGATGACTTGCGCTGTACCGGCGAATCCATCAGCGAACGTTTCTTCGACCTTTACGGGGACGTTGCTTTCTTTAACCAACAGAACCGTGTGGCGCTGCGCAATGCCGGCATTATCGATCCTGAAAATATTTATGAATACATCAACTATCACGGTTTCCGCGCCCTGACCACGGTCTTGTCAAAAGGGGATCCAGATTGGGTGATCCAAGAGCTGTTGGAATCGAAGCTGCGCGGACGAGGCGGCGGCGGCTATCCCACGGGCTTAAAATGGAAAGCAGGTAAAAACAGCGCCGAAGGCGACCGCTACATCATCTGTAATGCGGATGAGGGCGACCCGGGCGCGTTCATGGACCGCAGCATGCTCGAATCAGATCCTTTCAGTGTTATTGAAGGGATGCTCATCGGCGGCTACACCATCGGTGCGAGCCGCGGCTTCTTCTACGTACGGGCCGAATATCCGCTCGCGATCAAACGTATCGAAAAAGCCTTGGAAGCGTGCAGAGCGCATGGCTTGCTTGGGAAAAATATTCTCGGCACCGATTTCAGTATGGATTTGGAAATTCGGCTCGGCGCCGGCGCCTTCGTGTGCGGTGAAGAGACGGCGCTCATCCATTCTATTGAAGGAGAGCGGGGACAACCGCGTATACGCCCCGCGTATCCCACAGACAGCGGCTTGTGGGGCCGTCCTACGGTCATTAACAACGTTGAAACCTTTGCTACAGTACCTGCGATTTTGGTTTACGGCAGCGATTGGTTCCGTACGATGGGCTTGAAAAACAGCGGCGGTACGAAGGTCTTCGCCCTTGCGGGAAAAGTCAATCACACGGGATTGATCGAAGTGCCCATGGGCACGTCGCTGCGCCACGTGGTCTATGATATTGGCGGCGGTGTACCCCATAAGAAAACGCTGAAAGCGATACAAACAGGCGGTCCTGCCGGCGGCATGATTCCCGCCGACTTTCTGGATACGCCCATCGATTTTGATACGCTCGGTGAATTGGGTTCGATCATGGGCAGCGGCGGTATGATCGTGCTGGACGAAGACGATTGTATGGTCGACGTTGCGAAATTCTTCATGGAATTTTGCGTCGATGAGTCCTGCGGCAAATGTACGCCCTGCCGTGAAGGGACCAAAAGGATCCACGAGATCTTAGTGCGCATAACGGAAGGGCGCAGCGAAGCGGATGACTTGGATAAACTGGAGCGCCTCGCGAAACTCGTTAAAAATGCGTCGCTGTGCGGACTTGGACGGGCTGCCCCCAACCCTGTGCTGAGCTCTTTGAACCATTTCAGAGAAGAGTATGAGGCGCATGTTTTTGATCGTAAGTGTCCTGCGCACAAATGCAAGGCTCTCATTCATTACGAAATCATTCCGGAAAAATGTACGGGCTGTACCATCTGCGCGCGCAATTGCCCGGTGGCCTGTATCGCCGGCGCACGCAAGGAAGTCCACGTCATTGATCAGGCAAGCTGTATTAAATGCGGGCGCTGCTTTGAAGTGTGCCGTTTCGACGCGGTATCAAGACAATAAGAACGGTATAAAACCTGCTTGGCGGGTTTTGACGATAAAGGTATAACAATGACCCAGGAACACATGGTAAACCTGACCATCGATAATGTAAAAGTCGCCGTACCTAAGGGAACCACCATCATGGATGCGGCCGAAAACGAGCTCGGTATACGCATACCGCGGCTCTGTTATCACCCCGATTTAAGCATACAAGGCTCTTGCCGTGTCTGCATTGTTGAGGTGAAAGGCGTTCCCTTTTACATGGCATCATGCGCCGTGGAAGTGTGGGAAGGCATGGAAGTGCAAACGAACAGCCCCACCATACGCCAGGCACGGCGCGACATTGTAGAACTGCTGCTCGACAACCATCCCCGCGCCTGCCTGACCTGTGAGCGCGACGGCAACTGCGAATTGCAGAATGTTGCCTATGCGACGGGCGTGCGCGAACGCCTCTTTGCCGGGGAGCGCAAACGCTTTCCCATCGAAAGAGACGGCAGCGCTGTTGACCGCGATCCTGAAAAGTGCATCTTATGCGGCCGCTGTGTGCGTACCTGCGACGAAGTGCAAGGCGTGCACAACTTGGGTCAACAAGGGCGCGGCTTCACCACCTTGGTCAGCCCTGCCCATAACTGCAGCATGGACGAATCGGTGTGCATCCAATGCGGTCAATGTATTGCGGCCTGTCCCACGGCGGCTTTTTCCGAACATGACAGCACCGAAGCGGTTTGGAAAGCCCTTGCCGACCCGAATATCCATGTGGTCGCTCAGACGGCTCCCGCGATCCGCGCCACCATTGGCGAAGGCTTCGGCATGCCCTTGGGCACGCCAGCCACAGGCAAGCTCATCACGGCTTTGAGACGCCTCGGTTTCGACCGCGTCTTTGATACGAACTTCACCGCCGACTTGACGATTGTTGAGGAAGCCACCGAATTTCTCAACCGCTTTGAAAAAGGCGAACGGCTGCCCCTCCTGACGAGCTGCTCACCGGGCTGGATCAATTTCATGGAGAAATTTTATCCGGAACTGATTCCTCATGCCTCCTCGTGCCGCTCGCCCATGGCGATGATGTCGTCCTTATTGAAAAGTTATTATGCGGAACAGGCGGGCATCGCTCCCGAAAACATTTTTGTCGTGGGGATCATGCCCTGTACGGCGAAGAAGTTTGAAGCACAACGCCCCGAATTACGCACTGCCGACGGACTGGCCGAAACAGACGCCGTGTTGACAACGCGGGAACTGGTCTGGATGATCAAAAACTATGGTATCAACCTGGCCGACCTGCCTGATGATCAGTTCGATTCGCCCTTAGGGGAATCCTCAGGCGCGGCAGATATCTTCGGCACGACAGGCGGCGTCATGGAAGCGGCGCTGCGTATGGCCGTGGAAAATATCACGGGCGCGCCGCCTCAAGATATGGAATTTAAAGAAGTGCGTGCCGTGGAAGGACTGCGCGAACGCGAGTTAAAGGTGAACGATTCGCTCACCCTGCGTGTGGGCGTCGCCAACGGACTGACCAACGCCAAAATACTGCTTGATGCGGTGCTCACAGGCGAGAAGACCTATCACATTATCGAAGTGATGGCTTGCCCCGGCGGCTGCATCGGCGGCGGCGGACAGCCCTATCCGCCCGACGGCTACCGCATTTTTGATAAGCGGCTCCTCGCCAAACGGGCACAAGCGCTGTATACCATTGACGGCGCGAAAGAAGTGCGGAGCTCCAATCATAATCCTGCAATCAAAAAATTATACGAAAACTTTTTGGGCGAACCGGGCGGCGAAAAAGCGCATCAGCTGCTGCACACCCACTATGAACCCAGACTGCCGAGAGGAATACGCTAATGACACTTTCAACGACTACGGATAACCGTCAACAAGTACGGCGTGAAGCCATGGACGCACTGACTCCGGAAATAGTCGCGTATATCGAAGAATGCGCCGGAGATACCTACGCCTCCAGCCATCTCATCAATATCTTACATAAAGTACAGGCGCACTTTGGATATTTGGGCAGAGAACAGATGGACGCTGTCGCGCAGCTCCTGCAAGTGCCCACCGCCAAAGTCACGGGCGTCGCCACCTTCTACCATTTCTTTCGGATGGAGCCGCGCGGACGCTTCCCCATCAATATTTGCTTGGGAACCGCATGCTACGTGAAAGGGGCGGAACGTGTTGGGGACCGGCTCTGTGAAGAGCTGGGCATCCATTTCGGCGAAACGACCCGAGACGGACTCTTCTCGCTGGAAGGATCCCGCTGCCTGGGCACCTGCGGGCTGGCGCCTGTCATTATGATTGAAGACCAAATATACGGCAATATGACGCCGGATCAGGTTCCCGCGCTCATTGAAAAGTATGTGTTAAAAGCGCAACAGGAAGAACAGGACCAAAATCAGTAATCGTCTGCTCTTTCGCAGGAAGCTGAGCATAATTTGAGCATACCGGAGTGTTCAAGGTATACTTAATGTCCCCATGACCTTCCTGAGTCATGGCGATTCCCGTTGCGTTTCAGTAAAATAGCAGCATAACACCATCACTGTCCGTCAAGCGGACAAACATCTACCGGAGGGTTTTTCATGGCAACCATTGAAGCTGGGAAAGTACGTAATGTTGGCATTGTTGGTCACGGTGGCGTCGGCAAAACGATGCTCGTCGAACATATCCTGCATAAAGTAGGATTGACCGGGCGGCTGGGCGCCATCGAAGATGGTAACACCGTTTGCGACTATCTGGATGAAGAGATCGAACGCAAACACAGCATCGCCATGGCGTTGGCAAACATCGAATGGGAAGGCGGCCGAATCCATTTCGTCGACCATCCCGGATACGTGGATTTCCTCGGTGAAGTCGCTTCCTCCATGCCCTTGCTCGATGGTGTCATTATTGTGGTCGACGCGTCCACAGGCATTCAAGTAGGCATGGATAATGCCTGGCGCTATGCGGAAAAGTTTCATGTTCCGCGCGCCTTCTTCGTCAACAAACTGGATCGTGAACACACGAATTTCGATGAAACGCTCAAG
Coding sequences:
- a CDS encoding alpha-L-fucosidase, which produces MYAITLLSLIASLGQTVYEPTWESIDSRPSPQWFEDAKFGIFIHWGVYSVPGWGPKGRYSEWYWHDMQDKKGATWQFHEKTYGEEFQYQDFAPLFKAELYDPDHWAEIFARAGAKYVVLTSKHHEGFSLWNDPTNWNWNAMDIGPHRDLAGDLVTAARQKELRIGFYYSFYEWFNPLYRSDVHRYVDQYMLPQLKDLVERFQPDLVWPDGEWDHPSETWRSTEFLAWLLNESKAPRDVAINDRWGKDCRSIHGGFATPEYQHRPTGPLMSACRFEECQGMGKSFGYNRNETADDYRSATELLHLLIDTVSRGGNLLLDIGPTADGRIPVIMEDRLLEMGAWLEVNGEAIYETEPWEQAPAMEQLRFTQKDRAVYAICLDWPGARLRISNPFPNKDVKVSLLGYGPALRTSADTEEIKVSVPCIPADTMPCQHAYVFKVSY
- a CDS encoding acyl-CoA-binding protein; this encodes MSDELTASFELASKEVTELSEAPDSAAQLKLYGLFKQSTAGDCTGDRPGMLDFIKRAKFDAWKELAGISQDDAKKKYIAFVEELKEADKK
- a CDS encoding 4Fe-4S binding protein, which codes for MGTDILNRYETLCQAAQEGTPRIESSSKIIIQVGSATCENAAGATEVWKEFERNLRASARDDILLHHVGCTGRCSREPIVGVLMPGKMPVMYQKVTRDLAHDIFTRHILGGEVIENAALEKEMAHAQRQIIFCQARHCKGSATCNTQVWFEEALEKTDIDRQSISLTSVGGMGFCSQREDEEANCVLVRPENIVYFIKTKEDVKRIVDEHLVNHKPVDDLRCTGESISERFFDLYGDVAFFNQQNRVALRNAGIIDPENIYEYINYHGFRALTTVLSKGDPDWVIQELLESKLRGRGGGGYPTGLKWKAGKNSAEGDRYIICNADEGDPGAFMDRSMLESDPFSVIEGMLIGGYTIGASRGFFYVRAEYPLAIKRIEKALEACRAHGLLGKNILGTDFSMDLEIRLGAGAFVCGEETALIHSIEGERGQPRIRPAYPTDSGLWGRPTVINNVETFATVPAILVYGSDWFRTMGLKNSGGTKVFALAGKVNHTGLIEVPMGTSLRHVVYDIGGGVPHKKTLKAIQTGGPAGGMIPADFLDTPIDFDTLGELGSIMGSGGMIVLDEDDCMVDVAKFFMEFCVDESCGKCTPCREGTKRIHEILVRITEGRSEADDLDKLERLAKLVKNASLCGLGRAAPNPVLSSLNHFREEYEAHVFDRKCPAHKCKALIHYEIIPEKCTGCTICARNCPVACIAGARKEVHVIDQASCIKCGRCFEVCRFDAVSRQ
- a CDS encoding aminoglycoside phosphotransferase family protein, whose translation is MKAALIAREFDVAGRVVTVARQEEGNVNDTYLAIFRTTFSEERIILQRINKRVFTQPEHIMENMRILTEHVHRRIEEEIDQSDRFWQLPRVIPARDGRDYFIDESGEYWRAITLIASAHAFPTVQSVEHAYETGFVLGQFQRLISDLDASKLHDTLVGFHITPGYLKVLDAALETEEGQIRLSASLEAERCKLFIDARRDWCSVLEDAKERGELRLRPIHGDPKISNIMIDEATGKGTCIIDLHTVKTGLIHYDFGDCLRASCKPAGEETLDLKSVYFDTDLCKAIVKGYMANASDFLTGADRYYLYDSIRLITFELGLRFFADYIAGNVYFNTRYDEQNLNRARVQFKLTKSIEARESMIRELLEKL
- a CDS encoding 2Fe-2S iron-sulfur cluster binding domain-containing protein, translating into MTQEHMVNLTIDNVKVAVPKGTTIMDAAENELGIRIPRLCYHPDLSIQGSCRVCIVEVKGVPFYMASCAVEVWEGMEVQTNSPTIRQARRDIVELLLDNHPRACLTCERDGNCELQNVAYATGVRERLFAGERKRFPIERDGSAVDRDPEKCILCGRCVRTCDEVQGVHNLGQQGRGFTTLVSPAHNCSMDESVCIQCGQCIAACPTAAFSEHDSTEAVWKALADPNIHVVAQTAPAIRATIGEGFGMPLGTPATGKLITALRRLGFDRVFDTNFTADLTIVEEATEFLNRFEKGERLPLLTSCSPGWINFMEKFYPELIPHASSCRSPMAMMSSLLKSYYAEQAGIAPENIFVVGIMPCTAKKFEAQRPELRTADGLAETDAVLTTRELVWMIKNYGINLADLPDDQFDSPLGESSGAADIFGTTGGVMEAALRMAVENITGAPPQDMEFKEVRAVEGLRERELKVNDSLTLRVGVANGLTNAKILLDAVLTGEKTYHIIEVMACPGGCIGGGGQPYPPDGYRIFDKRLLAKRAQALYTIDGAKEVRSSNHNPAIKKLYENFLGEPGGEKAHQLLHTHYEPRLPRGIR
- the nuoE gene encoding NADH-quinone oxidoreductase subunit NuoE, coding for MTLSTTTDNRQQVRREAMDALTPEIVAYIEECAGDTYASSHLINILHKVQAHFGYLGREQMDAVAQLLQVPTAKVTGVATFYHFFRMEPRGRFPINICLGTACYVKGAERVGDRLCEELGIHFGETTRDGLFSLEGSRCLGTCGLAPVIMIEDQIYGNMTPDQVPALIEKYVLKAQQEEQDQNQ